The Kwoniella mangroviensis CBS 8507 chromosome 1 map unlocalized Ctg02, whole genome shotgun sequence genome window below encodes:
- a CDS encoding kynurenine 3-monooxygenase, whose translation MAETRPRKALIIGAGPVGALTALSLHRRGWEVEVWESRDDPRGKDAAPSNLRSINLAISSRGLEALRSVDPSLAEQFQNEAIPMKGRMIHHVDGKQESQIYDPINGQCINSIGRPLLNQRLLESLPSQIKIRFQTKLSRVDLNNRIAFGSGAEKDKKDVVTGEEHDDGRIAGGNSEKGKTKSKEDEHGTKFDLIIGCDGSWSKVRTSMMRMDRIDFSQSFIPHAYIELHMPADSTKPGGYAIDKNHLHIWPRHSFMLIGLPNKDGSFTLTLFIPFSSLSTLNSREAASRFFIEHFPSAVQIVGEKKLLDDFMNNPRGNLVTINCTPSAWSSHALLLGDASHSMVPFYGQGLNCGLEDVRVLNSVLEKHKISSTTSLGLGETDKDLELALKAYSVERQADLKAICELALQNYTEMRSHVLSPLHHIRRFLDSFLTRIIPSRSKELHLSLTDPFPTTKVRGWTSLYEMVTFRPDVPYSEALRKERQQKEIMRWTGYVSGLVGLGGVGVVGLKLARKWLDRK comes from the exons ATGGCAGAGACAAGACCCAGAAAAGCTTTAATCATAGGTGCAGGACCTGTCGGTGCCCTCACCGCATTGAGTCTGCATCGtagaggatgggaagtggAAGTTTGGGAATCGCGCGATG ATCCAAGAGGGAAAGATGCTGCTCCTAGCAATCtacgatcgatcaatctgGCCATCTCTTCAAGGGGTCTAGAAGCTCTGAGGAGTGTTGATCCGTCGTTAG CCGAGCAATTTCAGAACGAAGCTATACCTATGAAAGGCCGTATGATTCATCATGTAGATGGTAAACAGGAATCACAGATATACGATCCGATAAATGGACAG TGCATCAACTCGATCGGTCGACCCTTGCTTAACCAACGATTATTAGAATCCCTACCTTCGCAGATAAAAATCCGATTCCAAACTAAATTATCTCGAGTGGACCTGAATAATCGAATTGCCTTTGGATCTGGTGCAGAGAAGGATAAAAAGGATGTTGTGACCGGTGAagaacatgatgatggacgGATCGCTGGTGGGAATAGcgaaaagggaaagacaaaatcgaaagaagatgagcatGGGACGAAATTCGATTTGATCATCGGATGTGATGGGAGTTGGTCGAAAGTCAGAACATccatgatgaggatggataG AATCGATTTTTCACAGTCTTTCATACCGCATGCTTATATCGAACTTCACATGCCTGCTGATTCAACCAAGCCTGGCGGATATGCTATTGATAAGAATCATTTACATATCTGGCCAAGACATTCTTTCATGTTGATTGGTCTGCCCAATAAG GACGGCtcattcactctcactctcttcatcccgTTCTCATCCCTTTCCACCCTCAATTCCAGAGAAGCAGCCAGTCGATTCTTCATCGAACATTTCCCTTCGGCAGTACAGATTGTGGGAGAAAAGAAGTTGCTGGATGATTTCATGAATAATCCCAGAGGTAATCTAGTCACCATCAAT TGTACTCCTTCAGCATGGTCGTCCCACGCGTTATTGCTAGGTGACGCCTCACACAGTATGGTACC TTTCTACGGCCAAGGTCTGAACTGCGGCCTTGAGGATGTTAGAGTACTCAACTCCGTATTGGAGAAACACAAGATATCATCCACGACCTCCCTAGGACTGGGGGAAACAGATAAAGATCTTGAATTGGCACTCAAAGCTTACTCGGTGGAGAGACAGGCGGATCTGAAAGCTATTTGTGAATTGGCATTGCAGAATTA CACCGAAATGCGTTCCCACGTGTTATCTCCCTTACATCACATTCGAAGATTCCTCGATTCCTTCCTCACCCGAATAATCCCCTCGAGATCCAAGGAATTACATCTATCGCTCACCGACCCGTTCCCCACGACGAAAGTCAGAGGTTGGACCAGCTTGTATGAAATGGTCACTTTCCGACCGGACGTGCCTTACTCCGAAGCgttgaggaaagaaagacaaCAGAAGGAGATTATGCGTTGGACTGGGTATGTCTCGGGGTTGGTGGGCCTTGGTGGTGTTGGAGTAGTGGGATTGAAATTGGCGAGGAAGTGGTTGGATAGGAAGTAA